A single window of Metallosphaera hakonensis JCM 8857 = DSM 7519 DNA harbors:
- a CDS encoding Mrp/NBP35 family ATP-binding protein: protein MSSNPFRLQSPQPAKQPRDLRKAPVPQVQGADLKIQSRMKNVKYKVAILSGKGGVGKSFVSSNLAMALAAAGKSVGIIDVDFHGPSVPKMLGVRGQMLTADDNGINPVNGPFGIKVVSIDFLLPRDDTPVIWRGSIKHSAIRQFLGDVNWGQLDYLIIDMPPGTGDEALSVAQLVPNITGFVIVTIPSEVSTLAVRRSINFTKTVNTRILGVVENMSYFVCPSESKNYYIFGQDKGKKMAEELGVPLLGQVPLDPRIAESNDQGEPFFLKYLDSPASKEFLKIADKVIEIVENQKSSLA from the coding sequence ATGAGTTCAAATCCATTTAGACTACAGTCACCACAACCAGCTAAACAGCCCAGGGATTTGAGGAAAGCCCCAGTTCCTCAGGTTCAAGGCGCTGACCTGAAGATTCAGTCAAGAATGAAAAATGTGAAATATAAAGTTGCAATATTAAGCGGAAAAGGTGGAGTAGGGAAATCTTTTGTTTCTTCGAACCTAGCCATGGCCTTGGCTGCGGCTGGAAAGAGCGTGGGGATAATAGATGTAGATTTCCATGGGCCATCCGTACCCAAAATGCTTGGAGTTAGAGGACAAATGCTCACTGCAGACGATAACGGAATAAATCCCGTAAACGGTCCCTTCGGAATCAAGGTAGTGTCAATAGATTTCCTTCTGCCTAGAGACGACACACCAGTGATATGGAGGGGGTCCATAAAACACTCAGCCATAAGGCAATTTCTAGGGGATGTAAACTGGGGACAACTCGACTACCTAATAATAGATATGCCACCTGGGACAGGGGATGAGGCCCTTTCCGTGGCGCAGTTGGTACCCAATATAACTGGGTTCGTCATTGTCACTATTCCCTCTGAAGTATCAACCCTTGCTGTTAGGAGATCTATAAACTTCACCAAAACCGTTAACACAAGGATACTGGGCGTAGTGGAAAACATGAGTTACTTCGTATGTCCATCTGAATCCAAGAACTACTACATTTTCGGCCAAGATAAAGGAAAGAAGATGGCTGAAGAGCTCGGAGTACCGCTTCTGGGACAAGTCCCACTTGACCCGAGAATAGCCGAATCCAATGATCAAGGAGAACCGTTCTTCCTGAAATACTTGGATTCCCCAGCTTCAAAGGAGTTCCTGAAGATTGCGGACAAGGTCATTGAGATTGTTGAGAACCAGAAATCATCTTTAGCTTGA
- a CDS encoding protein-L-isoaspartate O-methyltransferase family protein — protein MVTSEPLREAYLKVDRAKFLPQQSAGFAYDPEFMDKPIPIIEGVNTTALTLGIKMLDYLNLVKGDKILEIGTGCGYYTALMAHIAGPENVTTVEIDPWMVKYAQDRLGDLGIKVEQGDGTLGFARNAPYSKAIIWAAMPTLPCYIYEQLADGGELLVPIGTGKTQNLYRVIRGTTPRLEKLDSVIFMRAQGLCGFYD, from the coding sequence ATGGTAACAAGTGAACCTCTAAGGGAAGCATACCTGAAAGTGGACAGGGCCAAGTTTCTTCCTCAACAATCTGCAGGGTTTGCATACGACCCTGAGTTCATGGACAAACCTATACCAATCATTGAGGGGGTAAACACAACAGCTTTAACACTAGGTATAAAAATGCTAGACTATTTGAATCTAGTTAAAGGGGATAAAATCCTAGAGATAGGTACAGGGTGCGGATATTACACAGCCTTAATGGCCCATATAGCGGGGCCAGAGAACGTAACCACTGTTGAGATAGATCCCTGGATGGTAAAGTATGCTCAAGATAGATTAGGTGATTTAGGTATTAAGGTGGAACAAGGTGATGGTACCCTCGGATTCGCAAGGAACGCCCCTTATTCCAAGGCTATAATCTGGGCTGCAATGCCAACGCTTCCGTGTTATATTTATGAACAGCTTGCTGACGGAGGAGAACTATTAGTTCCCATAGGAACAGGAAAGACTCAGAATCTTTACAGGGTAATTAGGGGAACCACTCCAAGGTTGGAGAAACTGGATTCAGTTATTTTCATGAGGGCGCAAGGCCTTTGTGGTTTCTATGATTGA
- a CDS encoding rhomboid family intramembrane serine protease codes for MIFILSGFIVGEITYTINPFIFALLIQVNYLVLRGDYISIVTSILVTNSFTDFLFNFFSMGVIYYLFGSKAGKFEYLVFFTSGIVGNVLTLLLFPPDVASAGASGGIFGILAFYIVDDMLEFSRIDWNGIGLLLIVFVLSDIIPGVNYLAHIGGILGGIILALGRKRLLTQTKPRPYP; via the coding sequence ATGATATTCATATTGAGCGGTTTCATAGTTGGAGAAATTACCTACACAATTAATCCCTTTATCTTTGCCCTCTTGATACAGGTCAACTATCTTGTATTGAGAGGAGACTACATATCCATAGTTACTTCAATACTTGTTACGAACAGCTTTACTGATTTCCTCTTTAACTTCTTCTCTATGGGAGTAATATACTACCTTTTTGGATCAAAAGCCGGAAAGTTCGAGTACTTAGTGTTCTTCACTTCTGGTATAGTGGGGAACGTTTTAACGCTTTTACTTTTCCCCCCAGACGTAGCATCGGCTGGTGCCTCAGGTGGAATTTTTGGTATACTAGCATTTTATATTGTAGATGATATGCTAGAGTTCAGCAGAATCGATTGGAATGGAATAGGGTTACTTTTAATTGTTTTTGTCCTGAGCGATATAATACCCGGCGTTAATTATCTGGCCCATATAGGGGGAATACTTGGCGGAATAATCCTTGCTTTAGGTAGGAAGAGACTTTTAACACAAACCAAGCCAAGACCTTATCCATGA
- a CDS encoding MMPL family transporter yields MKLLIPWLLLMILLAPFVLQAQNHFIYSDSPFLSTQYKSVLVENIVSHDFNVSQANTSNIYVIINGSYDQALVELKSNLSYLEGAKLLTPYDVIRYYQDQYISEVSPLVNQTEKELLKLHELYLNLTDLKSALLANISNFMYQLNVTYGTPLGINVKAPSSVIETYKTIYLVALENYSQLNASRIAGYLTFSDPFLIFFGYNNYTNESLARAFLINFNNYSYLIFLLTGKQVPLKAITNPYNYSLQLIESKIPPPPISLSDFHKNNSWLFIVQVPSNESLNRINTFMSKVHGLVTGHLPIYAQSELYTEQNLRIIDVVTVTLVGVLLVILLRSLIPILLLIGSAVIGVEVAYSVLILLGSVGYQIYYISGLVIPPIVFGIAIDYSLLFIYRYFEELRKGSKDPLHTAFRTAGKGALFSGLSITLAFISFLASPSPLLQNIGVALVASSLSSLLPSIGFIYTSLRGVSVKALSFPRKEVPSPSDSRSKYLSFMASLALRRKYWVAVFMVIFSIISVGIFLTHTTNVNANEIVPSSSESIVGLNRLTDLFNYSIDYAIIPGNPNETFPIIYNVSHEAITRNALVYGPASYGKTLFNSSGELSDRFYSHGYTLIMFYVPYPVFSNGAINFTKWLISTGLLVGGSNAQRIDIVSNTVHTYYSFTLPLTIILILVYLGVLLRSIALPVRLALSLLFSSVVGVAVMFLVFNSVYWLSPLIVFALLFSLGIDYDMFIILRIVEERGPDDDRIRRGVEKTGLVVTAAGLILTGAFISLTAVNMQFLREIGFAVGFSILFDTFIVRPFIVPAIMSILGKYNWWPGVRRNQSNA; encoded by the coding sequence ATGAAACTTCTAATACCATGGTTACTACTGATGATATTACTTGCGCCTTTTGTGCTTCAGGCCCAGAATCACTTTATTTATAGTGATTCTCCTTTCCTTTCGACTCAATATAAGAGCGTTTTAGTTGAAAACATAGTTAGCCATGACTTCAACGTATCTCAAGCGAATACAAGTAACATTTACGTGATAATCAACGGGTCTTACGATCAGGCATTGGTTGAGCTTAAAAGCAATCTAAGTTACCTTGAAGGAGCTAAGCTACTCACTCCATATGATGTGATAAGATACTATCAAGATCAGTACATTTCTGAGGTATCACCTTTAGTTAATCAAACCGAGAAAGAACTGCTCAAGTTACATGAGCTTTATCTAAACCTAACTGACTTAAAGAGTGCTCTGTTGGCAAATATTAGCAACTTCATGTATCAATTAAATGTAACCTATGGCACACCTCTAGGTATCAATGTGAAGGCGCCTTCATCTGTAATAGAGACGTATAAGACAATCTATCTTGTAGCACTGGAGAATTATTCCCAGCTAAACGCGTCGAGGATTGCAGGTTATTTAACATTTAGTGACCCGTTCCTAATCTTCTTTGGATATAACAATTACACAAATGAGAGTCTTGCCAGGGCTTTTCTGATCAACTTCAACAACTATTCCTATCTGATTTTCCTCCTCACTGGAAAGCAAGTTCCACTGAAAGCCATAACGAATCCCTATAACTATTCTTTGCAGTTAATTGAGTCCAAGATCCCTCCTCCCCCAATATCTTTATCAGATTTTCATAAGAACAACTCATGGTTATTCATTGTTCAAGTGCCTAGTAATGAGAGCCTCAATAGAATCAACACTTTCATGAGTAAAGTTCATGGCCTTGTCACAGGTCATCTCCCCATATACGCTCAATCTGAATTGTATACAGAACAGAATCTAAGAATTATTGACGTAGTTACAGTAACTCTTGTTGGAGTGCTTCTTGTTATATTGCTTAGGTCTCTGATACCCATTCTTTTGCTTATAGGTAGCGCCGTAATAGGAGTTGAAGTAGCATATTCTGTTCTTATTCTGTTGGGATCGGTGGGATATCAGATATATTACATTTCAGGCTTAGTCATACCACCCATAGTGTTTGGAATTGCAATAGACTATTCACTCCTCTTTATTTATAGGTACTTTGAGGAGCTGAGGAAGGGATCTAAGGATCCTCTTCATACCGCGTTTAGAACAGCGGGTAAGGGTGCTCTCTTCAGTGGTCTCTCAATTACCTTAGCTTTTATCTCGTTCCTAGCATCGCCATCACCCTTGCTTCAGAACATAGGTGTAGCCCTAGTGGCCAGCTCTCTCTCCTCTCTTTTGCCTTCAATAGGTTTCATCTACACATCTCTAAGAGGAGTTAGCGTGAAAGCCTTATCTTTCCCTAGAAAGGAAGTTCCCAGTCCCTCAGACTCGAGGAGCAAGTATCTTAGTTTCATGGCTTCTCTTGCTTTAAGGAGGAAGTATTGGGTTGCAGTTTTTATGGTCATTTTCTCAATTATCTCAGTGGGAATATTTCTAACCCATACCACTAACGTTAACGCTAACGAAATAGTTCCCTCAAGCTCAGAGTCCATAGTTGGTCTCAACAGACTCACCGATTTATTCAATTATAGTATAGATTACGCCATAATCCCTGGAAATCCCAACGAGACTTTCCCCATAATTTATAACGTTTCTCACGAGGCTATTACCAGAAACGCGTTAGTTTATGGTCCCGCGTCATACGGAAAGACTCTCTTCAACTCCAGCGGGGAGTTGTCAGACAGATTCTATTCTCATGGGTACACCCTGATCATGTTTTATGTTCCGTATCCAGTTTTCAGCAATGGTGCAATAAACTTCACCAAGTGGCTGATCTCTACAGGACTTCTAGTTGGAGGTAGCAATGCGCAAAGGATAGATATAGTTTCAAATACTGTTCACACATATTATTCATTTACATTACCTCTCACGATCATATTAATACTAGTATATTTAGGTGTTCTACTTAGATCTATAGCCTTACCAGTCAGATTAGCCTTGTCCCTACTATTCAGTTCAGTGGTAGGTGTGGCTGTGATGTTCTTGGTATTCAACTCTGTATATTGGCTATCTCCGCTGATAGTGTTCGCACTCCTTTTCAGCCTAGGAATAGATTACGACATGTTCATTATTCTGAGAATCGTTGAGGAAAGAGGACCTGACGATGACAGAATAAGGAGGGGTGTGGAGAAAACAGGGTTGGTAGTTACTGCAGCGGGTCTAATATTGACCGGGGCTTTCATCTCGTTAACAGCAGTGAATATGCAGTTTCTTAGGGAAATAGGCTTCGCTGTTGGCTTCTCCATACTTTTCGATACATTCATAGTGAGACCCTTCATAGTGCCAGCCATAATGTCGATCTTAGGAAAGTATAACTGGTGGCCAGGTGTCAGGAGAAACCAGAGCAATGCCTAG
- a CDS encoding thiamine-phosphate synthase family protein — protein sequence MLDTPLSLITDILLPNVRGLVAKRLRAQGMSQNKIALLVGVTQPAIKQYLDEDETSFRDKLIEAGLRNDEIESIVSNLVTLISSSKREDVSLYFTILGLMMLSQLRLCDIHRKLNSSISSDCKICQGLYKEDEERELQLALSLLRTKDVSPLIPEILSNIAFSRTEARDILDVLAIPGRIAVINGIPTPASRPTWGGSRHLATILLQVRQRCQKWRSVMNIKYDERVEKAIGKTGFKSVKVGPSDKRDDNSIATIVANASSECPDVVIHLGGNGVEPNAYVFGLNPMEVSTKVIKIARHCSGFS from the coding sequence GTGCTAGATACGCCACTTTCGTTAATTACCGACATATTATTACCTAACGTTAGGGGTTTGGTAGCTAAAAGGCTTAGAGCTCAAGGGATGAGCCAGAACAAAATAGCCCTGCTGGTGGGGGTTACGCAGCCAGCTATAAAGCAATATCTCGACGAGGATGAGACAAGTTTCAGGGATAAATTGATTGAAGCTGGTCTTCGCAATGACGAAATAGAGTCCATAGTCTCCAATTTGGTAACTTTAATCTCGAGCAGTAAAAGAGAGGATGTGTCGCTATACTTTACGATCTTGGGGTTAATGATGCTTAGCCAGTTAAGGCTTTGCGATATACACAGGAAACTCAATAGTTCTATCTCATCTGACTGCAAAATTTGCCAGGGACTATATAAGGAGGATGAGGAAAGAGAACTTCAACTGGCCCTTTCCCTATTGAGAACCAAAGATGTTAGTCCATTAATACCTGAGATACTGAGCAATATAGCCTTCTCTAGGACCGAAGCGAGGGATATACTTGACGTATTGGCAATACCAGGAAGGATTGCCGTGATCAATGGCATACCTACTCCAGCATCCAGACCCACCTGGGGAGGAAGTAGACATCTGGCTACTATTCTCCTTCAAGTTAGACAAAGATGTCAAAAATGGAGGTCAGTAATGAACATAAAATATGATGAGAGGGTGGAAAAGGCCATTGGAAAGACGGGTTTTAAATCAGTTAAAGTTGGACCTTCAGATAAAAGAGATGATAACTCTATTGCCACCATTGTAGCTAACGCCTCAAGTGAATGCCCTGACGTGGTAATTCATTTGGGGGGAAATGGGGTCGAACCTAACGCATATGTCTTTGGACTCAACCCAATGGAAGTCTCAACTAAGGTCATTAAGATAGCTAGGCATTGCTCTGGTTTCTCCTGA
- a CDS encoding adenylate kinase family protein has protein sequence MIIVVSGTPGVGKTSVCSILSNMLKMEYVHVSKFVIERKLYKGYDQTRSSFEIDDQIVAKELNDYLREKSNVVIETVYPSLIDQADKVVVLRKNPKVLYEELSRRGWTDLKVIENVEAEILGYVAQEAHDWFKDVCEIDTTNLTPEQVVNKILNNSCDSTIDWLSYSEIQDLLLTLDKVIS, from the coding sequence ATGATAATTGTAGTAAGCGGTACACCAGGTGTGGGAAAGACCAGCGTTTGCTCCATTCTATCCAACATGCTTAAAATGGAGTACGTTCATGTCTCGAAATTTGTGATAGAAAGAAAATTATACAAAGGTTACGATCAGACCAGATCCTCATTTGAAATAGATGACCAGATTGTAGCCAAGGAACTAAACGATTACCTTAGAGAAAAGTCCAACGTGGTCATTGAAACCGTATATCCGTCGCTTATTGACCAAGCCGATAAGGTAGTAGTACTAAGGAAGAATCCAAAGGTCCTTTACGAAGAGTTATCAAGGAGGGGTTGGACAGATCTAAAGGTAATAGAGAACGTGGAAGCTGAGATCTTAGGATATGTTGCACAAGAAGCTCACGACTGGTTTAAGGATGTTTGTGAAATAGATACGACCAACTTAACTCCTGAACAAGTTGTAAATAAGATCTTGAATAACTCGTGTGATAGCACAATAGACTGGCTGAGCTATTCGGAGATCCAGGATTTACTTCTTACTTTAGATAAGGTTATTAGTTGA
- a CDS encoding ATP-binding protein, producing MEYEPVVGRLREVRVITRPTADGRSSVTFRNFVVEMPYSKELNLEIGALLAVETIREDTYLILEVADYVPVHFGMINLDGSIPKEIRDQVMEEVSKSWHNGGNSEMWIDVFAYPIGYIATQNGFRKGYYPPLPGSPVRILNKESFKEFVCAKNGTDIGTVLGQGIPLTVNLPKAMVYHIGVFAFTGSGKSNLTSALIRRILNYTDAKVVIFDISMEYSILLLDQLLKHNSEILTTERYPSNPSDSSRKFMRTHVIPEELENYRERIRRTIESLFMEGKIRTLYVPPQGSMSLTYDSFLKLIKDQIDDKYTAFAQKPLFSLMLRKLDEMMRVNKIPKDAPLDDSILPILDEIENEGRSAGLKDNSTIFAFISSLRSYVSTDQVQSDEYDIEKLAIDILNRDKDSPRLFVLELQNLEESREIVASLVEEVMARRKRSFSTSPILFVLDEAQEFIPFDTRQRDKSELSSSAVEKLLRHGRKYHLHALISTQRLAYLNTNVLQQLHTYFISVLPRPYDRQLVSETFGISDALLDRTLDLEVGQWLLVSFKASLPHDVPVFFNAPNNLDEIRKILEEDRSGNLINGNK from the coding sequence ATGGAATACGAGCCCGTAGTTGGCAGACTGAGAGAAGTGAGGGTAATTACCAGACCCACGGCCGATGGTAGAAGTTCTGTAACTTTCCGTAACTTCGTGGTGGAGATGCCCTATTCTAAGGAACTTAATCTTGAGATAGGAGCATTGCTGGCAGTAGAGACCATAAGAGAGGATACTTATCTAATTCTTGAGGTCGCAGACTACGTCCCTGTTCATTTCGGTATGATTAATTTAGACGGCTCTATACCCAAGGAGATAAGGGACCAGGTAATGGAGGAGGTATCAAAAAGTTGGCATAACGGTGGCAACTCTGAAATGTGGATAGACGTTTTCGCATATCCAATAGGTTACATTGCGACTCAAAACGGATTCAGGAAGGGATACTATCCCCCGCTACCTGGATCTCCCGTGAGGATATTGAACAAGGAATCATTCAAAGAATTTGTGTGCGCTAAGAACGGTACAGATATAGGTACAGTATTGGGTCAAGGAATTCCATTGACGGTGAACCTTCCTAAGGCCATGGTCTATCACATAGGGGTATTTGCGTTCACTGGTTCTGGGAAATCAAATCTGACCTCAGCCCTGATAAGAAGAATACTGAACTATACTGACGCCAAGGTCGTTATCTTCGATATCTCAATGGAGTATTCAATATTGTTGTTGGACCAATTATTAAAGCATAATTCCGAGATTCTTACTACCGAGAGGTATCCATCTAATCCCTCAGACTCGAGCAGGAAGTTCATGAGGACGCATGTGATACCTGAGGAATTAGAGAACTACAGGGAGAGAATAAGGCGAACAATAGAGTCCTTGTTCATGGAGGGAAAGATTAGAACGCTTTATGTTCCCCCTCAGGGCTCAATGAGTCTCACCTATGACTCATTCCTGAAATTGATAAAAGATCAAATAGACGACAAATATACTGCCTTTGCTCAAAAACCGCTGTTCAGTCTAATGCTCAGGAAACTTGATGAAATGATGAGGGTGAACAAAATACCCAAAGATGCCCCACTAGACGACTCTATTCTACCGATACTGGACGAAATAGAGAACGAGGGAAGAAGCGCCGGCTTAAAGGACAACTCAACCATTTTTGCCTTTATTTCATCCCTCAGATCGTATGTTTCGACAGATCAAGTTCAAAGTGATGAGTATGATATAGAGAAATTGGCAATCGATATATTAAATAGGGATAAGGACTCGCCTAGATTATTCGTTCTAGAGCTCCAGAATCTGGAGGAATCTAGGGAAATTGTGGCATCGCTGGTGGAAGAAGTTATGGCAAGAAGAAAGAGATCATTTAGTACCTCTCCTATCCTCTTTGTACTCGATGAAGCCCAGGAGTTCATCCCCTTTGATACTAGACAAAGGGATAAGAGCGAACTATCAAGTAGCGCTGTTGAGAAATTGCTTAGGCACGGAAGGAAATATCATTTACACGCGCTAATTAGTACCCAGAGACTTGCATATCTAAACACAAATGTATTACAACAATTACACACTTACTTTATTAGTGTCCTCCCTAGGCCCTACGATAGGCAACTGGTGTCCGAGACTTTTGGAATAAGCGATGCCCTCTTGGATAGAACCCTTGACCTAGAAGTGGGACAATGGTTGTTAGTAAGTTTTAAGGCATCCTTACCCCACGACGTTCCAGTATTCTTTAATGCCCCGAACAACTTAGATGAAATTAGGAAAATCCTTGAGGAAGATAGATCAGGTAATCTTATCAATGGTAACAAGTGA
- a CDS encoding site-2 protease family protein, whose product MSWLREWEWRFSRLNEVESFLLAILSIAIKGVSLYIFSRFFGIGILAAVVAATIAVVPHELAHRQSARRYGCYSRFTLNFTGFLFTTIINLLPFFGLVFFSGYTSISCRFFSADKRIEGITAAAGPSTNIAISVLFLLLTIFTGNPLLAFFFQVISGFNAVVAFFNLLPFWILDGLKVFKWNIGIWIVMIAISLILMYVTGEI is encoded by the coding sequence TTGTCATGGCTTAGGGAATGGGAATGGAGATTTAGTAGACTTAATGAAGTTGAATCCTTTCTGTTAGCTATACTATCTATTGCTATTAAGGGAGTTTCTCTATATATATTTTCGAGATTCTTCGGAATTGGAATACTTGCCGCAGTAGTTGCAGCTACCATAGCGGTAGTACCTCACGAATTAGCTCACAGGCAGTCTGCAAGAAGGTACGGTTGCTATTCCAGGTTCACACTAAATTTCACAGGGTTTCTTTTTACAACAATTATTAACCTTCTGCCCTTCTTTGGGCTCGTTTTCTTTTCAGGATACACATCGATTTCCTGTAGGTTCTTCTCTGCAGATAAAAGAATTGAGGGAATAACGGCTGCTGCTGGACCGTCTACAAATATTGCCATCTCAGTTCTATTTCTTCTGTTGACCATATTCACAGGCAATCCGTTGTTAGCATTTTTCTTTCAGGTCATCTCAGGATTTAACGCCGTAGTTGCCTTCTTTAATCTCTTGCCCTTCTGGATACTCGATGGACTCAAGGTGTTCAAGTGGAACATAGGCATTTGGATAGTAATGATTGCAATATCTCTTATACTAATGTACGTAACAGGGGAGATCTAA
- a CDS encoding LysE family transporter, giving the protein MNYLVTVFGLALGLSLAAPPGPVNSVIASESLRSKIHGVSVGLGAMTADFVFFLLTLIFGNFLPKDVRYAFYLIGGGLMIWLAFGVLKSSMSRRTPRANYVTGLTMGLTNPFQITWWLTSGLFMIQEFGLFVIPGFFGGIVIWITLFPLTVNRYGKRLSRIIKIASFVILLLFGLYILAEGILLIAQIL; this is encoded by the coding sequence GTGAATTACCTGGTTACAGTGTTTGGTTTAGCTCTAGGATTGTCGTTGGCTGCGCCTCCCGGTCCGGTGAATTCAGTCATAGCGTCGGAGTCCCTTAGGTCAAAAATTCATGGTGTAAGTGTTGGTTTAGGCGCAATGACTGCAGATTTTGTATTTTTTCTATTAACATTAATATTTGGTAACTTCCTGCCCAAAGATGTGAGGTACGCTTTTTATCTTATTGGAGGCGGGCTCATGATCTGGCTTGCCTTCGGCGTATTAAAATCCTCTATGTCTAGAAGGACCCCTAGAGCAAACTACGTTACAGGTCTCACAATGGGTCTGACTAATCCCTTTCAAATAACATGGTGGTTAACCAGTGGCCTGTTTATGATTCAGGAGTTCGGTTTATTTGTTATTCCAGGGTTTTTCGGAGGAATTGTGATATGGATAACCCTTTTTCCACTTACGGTAAACAGGTATGGCAAAAGGTTATCCCGCATAATAAAAATTGCATCCTTTGTAATTCTGCTATTATTTGGGCTCTATATCCTTGCAGAAGGAATTCTCCTTATAGCCCAGATATTATAG
- the cbp1 gene encoding CRISPR DNA repeat-binding protein Cbp1 codes for MQEDITEKAKKMYESGRTIREIARELSLSYSRTRRILKLSGVQFRGKTPPELIQQVIEYGKQGYSANKISKLLNMNSNTVLRILKKHNLVKTKRKLTQEKIEKIGDMYKNGYSIYKIAKELDISTNLVVYYLKKLQLKN; via the coding sequence ATGCAAGAGGATATTACTGAAAAAGCAAAGAAAATGTATGAGAGTGGTAGGACCATCAGGGAGATAGCTAGGGAGCTTAGTTTAAGCTACTCTAGGACGAGGAGAATACTGAAACTGAGCGGTGTCCAATTTAGGGGAAAGACCCCTCCCGAGCTCATACAACAAGTTATTGAATATGGAAAACAGGGATATAGCGCTAATAAAATAAGTAAACTTCTAAATATGAATTCCAATACTGTTTTAAGAATACTCAAAAAACACAACTTAGTAAAAACCAAGAGAAAGCTTACCCAGGAAAAAATCGAGAAGATAGGAGACATGTATAAGAACGGATATTCAATCTACAAAATAGCAAAGGAGCTGGATATCTCAACAAACCTTGTCGTATATTACCTGAAGAAACTTCAACTAAAGAACTAG
- a CDS encoding DNA double-strand break repair nuclease NurA: MSVINESGVSSTTVRLKTENNYVFDLELAAVDGSLHEFFTDFGQMTYIVVSSVFFSLCEGKLEYRGSRIKEAIVEGKGEEVMRRMEYEEASSLNMLVLMDRKITMDLTLGMKIPPSTIAIVKDFDQMERKKVDQPDAPWLMLTEGSPRTGYVKLSNQGWVFRLETNLNMSPEQLLALLYSMSREPIPEALGYNYPLFLADKMAKYYRDKSKKALDFLSTKELSRYRTFRSLVEGRRRIWNTSP, translated from the coding sequence ATGTCGGTAATTAACGAAAGTGGCGTATCTAGCACGACTGTAAGATTAAAGACAGAGAATAATTACGTTTTTGACTTAGAGCTTGCTGCAGTAGACGGAAGCCTTCACGAGTTCTTCACAGATTTCGGTCAAATGACCTACATAGTAGTTTCAAGTGTTTTCTTTAGCTTATGTGAGGGGAAGTTGGAATATAGGGGCTCAAGAATCAAGGAGGCCATTGTTGAAGGGAAAGGAGAGGAAGTTATGCGAAGAATGGAATATGAGGAGGCATCTAGCCTGAATATGCTGGTACTAATGGACAGAAAGATTACCATGGATCTAACTCTCGGTATGAAAATACCCCCCTCAACAATTGCCATTGTTAAGGACTTTGATCAAATGGAAAGAAAAAAAGTAGACCAGCCAGATGCTCCTTGGTTAATGTTAACCGAAGGTTCTCCTAGAACAGGGTATGTTAAGCTTAGCAATCAAGGGTGGGTGTTCAGATTAGAGACTAACCTTAACATGAGTCCAGAGCAACTTCTAGCACTCCTCTACTCCATGTCAAGGGAACCCATACCCGAAGCTTTGGGATATAATTACCCGCTTTTCCTGGCGGATAAAATGGCTAAATATTATAGAGACAAATCCAAGAAAGCGTTAGATTTCCTGTCGACAAAGGAATTATCTAGATATAGGACATTCAGGAGTTTAGTTGAGGGAAGGAGGAGAATATGGAATACGAGCCCGTAG
- a CDS encoding helix-turn-helix domain-containing protein, whose amino-acid sequence MVGYGLSEADVEAFIRIIKSNEGRDVDYIALELGISKSRASLILKRLSDAGLVRKQKNTGSKGGRPKYVYSIDKEELIEKMKMRASELCSDLSSIISGL is encoded by the coding sequence ATGGTGGGATACGGCTTATCCGAAGCAGACGTTGAAGCGTTCATTAGAATAATCAAGAGTAATGAAGGTAGAGACGTGGACTACATAGCCTTAGAATTAGGCATTAGTAAAAGCAGGGCAAGCCTAATACTTAAAAGACTTTCAGATGCTGGACTTGTGAGAAAACAGAAGAATACAGGCTCCAAGGGTGGAAGGCCTAAGTATGTTTATAGCATTGACAAGGAAGAATTAATAGAGAAGATGAAAATGAGAGCCTCTGAACTCTGCTCGGATCTATCATCTATAATATCTGGGCTATAA